From one Prunus dulcis unplaced genomic scaffold, ALMONDv2, whole genome shotgun sequence genomic stretch:
- the LOC117613300 gene encoding putative invertase inhibitor, producing MRTSTFSLTSLPLFLLLFFFFFTLKAITAKNLIPETCKKCVQDDPNLSYKFCVTSLQAAPNSSSADVRQLGIISMNLIRQNMTSTRQYIKQLMKNRKLDKFLRAYLEVCLELYSDAIPDIKQALRYYKAKQYRDANVRVTGVYDAPVTCEDGFHERKGLVSPLTKRNNDAVQLSAIALSIIDMLGSLGFKLI from the coding sequence ATGAGAACTTCCACATTCTCTCTCACATCCCTCCCTCTCTTCCtgctcctcttcttcttcttcttcaccttgAAAGCCATAACTGCCAAAAACCTCATCCCTGAAACCTGCAAAAAATGTGTTCAAGATGATCCAAACCTGAGCTACAAATTCTGCGTAACTTCTCTCCAAGCCGCCCCGAATTCCAGCAGCGCCGATGTTCGCCAACTTGGCATAATCTCCATGAACTTAATCCGCCAAAACATGACCAGCACAAGGCAATACATCAAACAACTTATGAAGAACAGGAAACTGGATAAATTTTTAAGGGCCTATTTGGAAGTCTGCTTGGAGCTTTATTCAGACGCCATACCAGACATCAAGCAAGCTCTCAGATATTACAAGGCTAAGCAGTATCGAGATGCCAATGTACGAGTGACTGGAGTGTATGATGCCCCTGTAACTTGTGAAGATGGTTTCCATGAAAGAAAAGGGTTGGTTTCGCCATTGACGAAGAGAAACAACGATGCTGTTCAGCTTTCTGCCATAGCTCTTTCTATTATCGACATGCTCGGTTCATTAggatttaaattaatataa